The following proteins are co-located in the Calliphora vicina chromosome 2, idCalVici1.1, whole genome shotgun sequence genome:
- the Tep4 gene encoding thioester-containing protein 1 allele R1 isoform X1: protein MRLTLSLTICLMQIFFSSANANEGKYTVIAPGTIHSNDKYTAAVAVHHTSQPCKIKVGITGPSFNETKVVEASQNEVKHVDFELPELEKGDYNLTAEGVDCFDNFKNTTKLNYAKFNNHVRIQTDKGLYKPGDDINYRVIFMDKDLKPAAAEKDAVIWFEDGKRNRIKEIRDFETVKGVYTGKFKISEFPVTGGWRLGVKNGGRFDRTVYFEVDKYVLPKYVVKVEATESVSVKDGDMQIVVRANYTYGKPLDGKATVILSLGSGYYFDNSRNSEVNMEKKQPPIVIKTADMVKGKAKIDLNVKDYEPYLPYKNSPSYMGIVATVEEQFTGVKINGTSSSTLYPYRYAMNCISYDTCSTFEVDKEKDVLFQITYIDSSNLKDTKSVIELIYKEVLRKNHWWHRERELEDDDSVVVTTMEPPVSANHTVTFKGHMNETGFASFKVSLPDLPEYEGYSHYYSLELKYLDEQRELYTTYQHREPKKIETPKEEDDKPKEYFKLLDKYSQDSKLYLNKADQFTLNSSQPLPYFDYNIIGRGNILKSGHVDLADKPKVYNLTLTPELAWAPNFGIYVYYVDEKGEYHYAEQRYHIDFELQNQINVTAAEQVKPGEEVALKIQTEPNSFVGLMAVDQSVLLLRSNNDLNPHEFNWVLGSYSTNTPHQGGYSEYPGTTSGCVTLTNADYFYNWTRPDYLSRPYSAADRGFISNDDINLKTVVKSGAPMAAAGHVGFSGAANGGGGGGAGVTNVQVRKDFSETWLFANIENTETAEFTWSKKIPETITSWVLTAFSLNPTKGLGVTKDQTKITTFLPFFISIRLPYSVKRGEVINVPALVFNYLDKALDVEVTLDNSDDEYEFTEFSNEVITEQKRSKTVRVPANGAAGVSFLLKPKVIGNVMLKFTAISPVAGDAIHKSMKVVPEGITQYANRAYFVNLKKEPEVKNSFELELPEDLVPDSEHVEVGVMGDILGPVLNNLDNLVRLPTGCGEQTMSTLLPNYLVMKYLKDSERLTPALETKLRYNLDTGYQNMLKYRHNDGSFSSFGPPQMKDKPRNGSTWLTAYVMRSFQQIKQFVDVNDKIIDEGLKYLSQQQAANGSFTEKGDYFYASQKNHVTLTGSAVLALLENATYAEKYSNELKKGLDFMAQNIDKTDSLQAQAMGTYTLNKAKHSAAKEKLSKLKTLAKTENDRMWWSSDKKPIGPRWWFYVFSNDVEITSYALLTMLDQESTKVDDVLPIIKWLIAQRNSYGGFASTQDTVVGLTALIKFAKFADYQPAKMSVDIESKDKKETIKLTEENGILYQNVEMPPKTKSIDFTAKGTGSALVQIAYQYNIFEKDPKPSFTIKTTKLDNNRPTHLEMLVCVNYVGEGESSNMAVFEISTPSGYVIDDESLKEIKQLKRVSNTELKNSDSMLVVYFDHLFKNDETCMTIEAFRTHAVAMQKPAPLVLYDYYDTSKKATAFYEVESKLCDICESEEECSKCK, encoded by the exons CAAATATACTGTTATCGCACCTGGCACCATACATTCAAATGATAAATATACGGCGGCAGTTGCAGTGCATCACACTAGTCAGCCCTGTAAAATTAAGGTGGGCATTACAGGCCCTTCATTCAATGAAACCAAAGTTGTTGAGGCCTCTCAAAATGAAGTGAAACATGTCGATTTTGAGTTGCCCGAATTGGAAAAGGGTGATTACAATTTAACAGCTGAGGGTGTTGACTGTTTTGATAACTTTAAGAATACCACGAAGCTGAATTATGCCAAGTTTAATAATCATGTGAGAATACAAACCGATAAGGGTTTGTATAAGCCCGGAGATGATATCAACTATAGAGTGATTTTCATGGACAAAGATTTGAAACCTGCTGCAGCAGAAAAGGATGCTGTTATATGGTTTGAAGATGGCAAACGTAATAGAATCAAGGAAATTAGAGATTTTGAGACTGTAAAGGGTGTGTATACTGGCAAATTTAAGATCTCAGAGTTCCCAGTTACTGGAGGTTGGCGTTTGGGTGTTAAGAATGGTGGAAGATTTGATAGAACCGTTTACTTTGAGGTGGATAAATATGTGCTGCCCAAGTATGTGGTGAAGGTAGAGGCCACCGAATCAGTATCGGTTAAGGATGGTGATATGCAGATTGTAGTAAGGGCCAA ctACACCTATGGCAAACCTTTGGATGGCAAAGCCACTGTTATTTTATCTTTGGGCTCCGGCTACTACTTTGACAACAGCCGCAATTCAGAGGTCAATATGGAAAAGAAACAACCTCCAATTGTCATTAAAACTGCCGATATGGTTAAGGGCAAGGCTAAAATCGATTTGAATGTCAAGGACTATGAACCTTATTTGCCCTACAAAAACTCACCCTCCTACATGGGCATTGTGGCCACCGTCGAAGAACAATTTACTGGGGTCAAAATCAATGGCACTTCCTCCTCTACCCTGTATCCCTACCGTTATGCCATGAACTGTATCAGTTATGATACCTGCTCCACCTTTGAAGTGGACAAAGAGAAGGATGTTTTGTTCCAAATCACCTACATAGATAGCTCCAATCTTAAGGATACCAAATCGGTTATTGAGTTAATTTACAAAGAAGTTTTGCGCAAAAATCACTGGTGGCATCGCGAACGTGAGCTAGAGGATGATGATTCGGTGGTGGTCACTACTATGGAACCACCTGTTTCGGCCAATCATACGGTTACGTTTAAGGGTCATATGAATGAAACTGGTTTTGCTAGCTTCAAAGTGTCATTGCCCGATTTGCCCGAATATGAGGGTTATTCTCATTATTATTCTTTGGAATTGAAATATTTGGATGAACAACGTGAACTTTATACCACCTACCAGCATAGAGAGCCCAAGAAAATTGAAACACCCAAGGAAGAGGATGATAAGCCAAAGGAATATTTCAAATTGTTGGATAAATACTCGCAGGATTCAAA ACTGTATTTGAACAAGGCCGATCAATTCACTCTCAACTCTAGTCAACCTTTGCCATACTTCGATTACAATATCATTGGACGTGGCAATATTCTAAAGAGTGGTCATGTAGATTTAGCCGATAAACCCAAAGTCTACAATTTAACCTTGACGCCAGAGCTAGCATGGGCTCCCAATTTCGGTATATATGTCTACTATGTAGATGAAAAGGGTGAATATCATTACGCCGAACAAAGATATCACATTGATTTTGAGCTGCAAAATCAG ATCAATGTCACCGCTGCCGAACAAGTTAAACCCGGCGAGGAAGTTGCCTTGAAAATTCAAACTGAACCCAATTCCTTTGTAGGTCTTATGGCTGTCGATCAAAGTGTTTTGCTATTGAGATCCAACAATGACTTGAATCCCCATGAATTCAACTGGGTTTTGGGTTCTTACAGCACCAATACTCCACATCAGGGTGGCTACTCGGAATATCCCGGCACCACTTCGGGTTGTGTTACCTTAACGAATGCTGATTATTTCTATAATTGGACACGGCCTGATTATCTATCAA gaCCTTATTCAGCTGCCGATCGTGGTTTTATTAGTAATGATGATATTAATCTTAAGACTGTAGTAAAATCCGGTGCTCCAATGGCCGCTGCCGGGCATGTTGGATTTTCTGGTGCTGCTAATGGTGGTGGAGGTGGAGGTGCCGGTGTTACTAATGTGCAAGTACGCAAGGACTTTTCGGAAACTTGGTTGTTTGCCAATATTGAAAA CACTGAAACTGCTGAATTCACCTGGTCTAAGAAAATACCCGAAACTATTACATCTTGGGTTTTAACTGCATTCTCTTTGAATCCTACCAAGGGTTTGGGTGTTACCAAGGATCAAACTAAAATCACCACCTTCTTGCCCTTCTTTATATCCATACGATTACCCTACTCTGTTAAAAGAG GCGAAGTTATCAATGTTCCTGCTTTGGTATTCAATTACTTAGACAAGGCTTTAGATGTAGAAGTCACCTTAGACAACAGCGATGATGAGTACGAATTCACTGAATTCTCCAATGAAGTTATTACCGAACAGAAACGCTCTAAAACTGTACGTGTACCCGCTAATGGTGCTGCTGGTGTATCCTTCTTGCTCAAGCCCAAAGTCATTGGCAATGTCATGTTGAAATTCACTGCCATTTCCCCAGTAGCTGGTGATGCCATACACAAATCCATGAAGGTGGTACCCGAGGGTATTACTCAGTATGCCAATCGTGCCTATTTTGTCAACTTGAAAAAGGAACCTGAGGTGAAAAACTCCTTTGAATTGGAATTGCCTGAGGACTTAGTACCCGATTCAGAGCATGTAGAAGTTGGTGTTATGGGTGATATTTTGGGACccgttttaaataatttggacAACTTGGTGCGCTTGCCTACCGGTTGTGGTGAACAAACCATGTCCACATTACTGCCCAATTATTTGGTGATGAAATATCTAAAGGACTCCGAACGTTTGACTCCCGCCTTAGAAACCAAATTGCGTTATAATCTAGATACCGGCtatcaaaatatgttgaaatatcGCCATAATGATGGCTCCTTCAGCAGTTTTGGTCCTCCTCAAATGAAGGACAAGCCACGCAATGGTTCCACCTGGTTAACCGCCTATGTTATGCGTTCTTTCCAACAAATCAAGCAATTTGTGGATGTTAACGACAAGATCATTGATGAAggtcttaaatatttaagtcaACAACAGGCTGCCAATGGTTCATTCACCGAAAAGGGTGACTACTTCTATGCCTCGCAGAAAAATCATGTTACTTTGACTGGCTCCGCTGTTTTGGCTTTACTAGAAAATGCCACATATGCTGAAAAATACTCCAACGAATTGAAAAAAGGTTTAGACTTTATGGCACAAAACATAGATAAAACCGATTCCCTGCAAGCCCAAGCCATGGGTACTTATACCCTAAACAAGGCCAAACATTCGGCCGCTAAAGAGAAACTATCTAAACTTAAGACCCTGGCCAAAACCGAAAACGATCGCATGTGGTGGTCTTCTGACAAGAAACCAATCGGTCCCAGATGGTGGTTCTATGTTTTCAGCAATGATGTTGAGATTACTTCCTATGCTTTGTTAACCATGTTGGATCAGGAATCCACTAAAGTGGACGATGTTTTGCCCATTATTAAGTGGTTGATTGCTCAACGTAATAGCTATGGTGGCTTTGCTTCCACCCAGGATACTGTTGTGGGTTTGACGGCCCTAATTAAGTTTGCTAAATTTGCCGATTATCAACCGGCTAAAATGAGTGTGGATATTGAGTCCAAGGATAAAAAGGAAACCATTAAATTGACAGAGGAGAATGGCATTTTGTATCAAAATGTAGAG ATGCCCCCTAAAACCAAATCCATTGACTTCACCGCCAAGGGTACTGGCAGTGCCCTCGTGCAAATTGCCTATCAATACAACATTTTCGAAAAGGATCCTAAGCCCAGCTTTACCATCAAAACTACAAAACTCGACAACAACCGACCAACACATTTGGAAATGTTAGTGTGTGTCAATTATGTGGGTGAAGGAGAATCCTCCAACATGGCTGTATTCGAAATTTCAACTCCTTCTGGTTATGTTATTGATGATGAAAGTCTCAAGGAAATCAAGCAATTGAAAAGAGTTAGC AACACCGAACTGAAAAACTCCGACTCTATGCTGGTGGTCTACTTCGATCACTTGTTTAAGAATGATGAGACCTGCATGACAATTGAGGCTTTCAGAACTCATGCTGTGGCCATGCAAAAGCCTGCACCCTTGGTTTTGTATGATTACTATGATACCAGCAAGAAGGCTACTGCTTTCTATGAAGTGGAATCAAAATTATGTGATATTTGCGAGAGTGAGGAGGAGTGCAGTAAATGCAAATAA
- the Tep4 gene encoding thioester-containing protein 1 allele R1 isoform X2, producing the protein MRLTLSLTICLMQIFFSSANANEGKYTVIAPGTIHSNDKYTAAVAVHHTSQPCKIKVGITGPSFNETKVVEASQNEVKHVDFELPELEKGDYNLTAEGVDCFDNFKNTTKLNYAKFNNHVRIQTDKGLYKPGDDINYRVIFMDKDLKPAAAEKDAVIWFEDGKRNRIKEIRDFETVKGVYTGKFKISEFPVTGGWRLGVKNGGRFDRTVYFEVDKYVLPKYVVKVEATESVSVKDGDMQIVVRANYTYGKPLDGKATVILSLGSGYYFDNSRNSEVNMEKKQPPIVIKTADMVKGKAKIDLNVKDYEPYLPYKNSPSYMGIVATVEEQFTGVKINGTSSSTLYPYRYAMNCISYDTCSTFEVDKEKDVLFQITYIDSSNLKDTKSVIELIYKEVLRKNHWWHRERELEDDDSVVVTTMEPPVSANHTVTFKGHMNETGFASFKVSLPDLPEYEGYSHYYSLELKYLDEQRELYTTYQHREPKKIETPKEEDDKPKEYFKLLDKYSQDSKLYLNKADQFTLNSSQPLPYFDYNIIGRGNILKSGHVDLADKPKVYNLTLTPELAWAPNFGIYVYYVDEKGEYHYAEQRYHIDFELQNQINVTAAEQVKPGEEVALKIQTEPNSFVGLMAVDQSVLLLRSNNDLNPHEFNWVLGSYSTNTPHQGGYSEYPGTTSGCVTLTNADYFYNWTRPDYLSSELLREALQEEFITTTVVKSGAPMAAAGHVGFSGAANGGGGGGAGVTNVQVRKDFSETWLFANIENTETAEFTWSKKIPETITSWVLTAFSLNPTKGLGVTKDQTKITTFLPFFISIRLPYSVKRGEVINVPALVFNYLDKALDVEVTLDNSDDEYEFTEFSNEVITEQKRSKTVRVPANGAAGVSFLLKPKVIGNVMLKFTAISPVAGDAIHKSMKVVPEGITQYANRAYFVNLKKEPEVKNSFELELPEDLVPDSEHVEVGVMGDILGPVLNNLDNLVRLPTGCGEQTMSTLLPNYLVMKYLKDSERLTPALETKLRYNLDTGYQNMLKYRHNDGSFSSFGPPQMKDKPRNGSTWLTAYVMRSFQQIKQFVDVNDKIIDEGLKYLSQQQAANGSFTEKGDYFYASQKNHVTLTGSAVLALLENATYAEKYSNELKKGLDFMAQNIDKTDSLQAQAMGTYTLNKAKHSAAKEKLSKLKTLAKTENDRMWWSSDKKPIGPRWWFYVFSNDVEITSYALLTMLDQESTKVDDVLPIIKWLIAQRNSYGGFASTQDTVVGLTALIKFAKFADYQPAKMSVDIESKDKKETIKLTEENGILYQNVEMPPKTKSIDFTAKGTGSALVQIAYQYNIFEKDPKPSFTIKTTKLDNNRPTHLEMLVCVNYVGEGESSNMAVFEISTPSGYVIDDESLKEIKQLKRVSNTELKNSDSMLVVYFDHLFKNDETCMTIEAFRTHAVAMQKPAPLVLYDYYDTSKKATAFYEVESKLCDICESEEECSKCK; encoded by the exons CAAATATACTGTTATCGCACCTGGCACCATACATTCAAATGATAAATATACGGCGGCAGTTGCAGTGCATCACACTAGTCAGCCCTGTAAAATTAAGGTGGGCATTACAGGCCCTTCATTCAATGAAACCAAAGTTGTTGAGGCCTCTCAAAATGAAGTGAAACATGTCGATTTTGAGTTGCCCGAATTGGAAAAGGGTGATTACAATTTAACAGCTGAGGGTGTTGACTGTTTTGATAACTTTAAGAATACCACGAAGCTGAATTATGCCAAGTTTAATAATCATGTGAGAATACAAACCGATAAGGGTTTGTATAAGCCCGGAGATGATATCAACTATAGAGTGATTTTCATGGACAAAGATTTGAAACCTGCTGCAGCAGAAAAGGATGCTGTTATATGGTTTGAAGATGGCAAACGTAATAGAATCAAGGAAATTAGAGATTTTGAGACTGTAAAGGGTGTGTATACTGGCAAATTTAAGATCTCAGAGTTCCCAGTTACTGGAGGTTGGCGTTTGGGTGTTAAGAATGGTGGAAGATTTGATAGAACCGTTTACTTTGAGGTGGATAAATATGTGCTGCCCAAGTATGTGGTGAAGGTAGAGGCCACCGAATCAGTATCGGTTAAGGATGGTGATATGCAGATTGTAGTAAGGGCCAA ctACACCTATGGCAAACCTTTGGATGGCAAAGCCACTGTTATTTTATCTTTGGGCTCCGGCTACTACTTTGACAACAGCCGCAATTCAGAGGTCAATATGGAAAAGAAACAACCTCCAATTGTCATTAAAACTGCCGATATGGTTAAGGGCAAGGCTAAAATCGATTTGAATGTCAAGGACTATGAACCTTATTTGCCCTACAAAAACTCACCCTCCTACATGGGCATTGTGGCCACCGTCGAAGAACAATTTACTGGGGTCAAAATCAATGGCACTTCCTCCTCTACCCTGTATCCCTACCGTTATGCCATGAACTGTATCAGTTATGATACCTGCTCCACCTTTGAAGTGGACAAAGAGAAGGATGTTTTGTTCCAAATCACCTACATAGATAGCTCCAATCTTAAGGATACCAAATCGGTTATTGAGTTAATTTACAAAGAAGTTTTGCGCAAAAATCACTGGTGGCATCGCGAACGTGAGCTAGAGGATGATGATTCGGTGGTGGTCACTACTATGGAACCACCTGTTTCGGCCAATCATACGGTTACGTTTAAGGGTCATATGAATGAAACTGGTTTTGCTAGCTTCAAAGTGTCATTGCCCGATTTGCCCGAATATGAGGGTTATTCTCATTATTATTCTTTGGAATTGAAATATTTGGATGAACAACGTGAACTTTATACCACCTACCAGCATAGAGAGCCCAAGAAAATTGAAACACCCAAGGAAGAGGATGATAAGCCAAAGGAATATTTCAAATTGTTGGATAAATACTCGCAGGATTCAAA ACTGTATTTGAACAAGGCCGATCAATTCACTCTCAACTCTAGTCAACCTTTGCCATACTTCGATTACAATATCATTGGACGTGGCAATATTCTAAAGAGTGGTCATGTAGATTTAGCCGATAAACCCAAAGTCTACAATTTAACCTTGACGCCAGAGCTAGCATGGGCTCCCAATTTCGGTATATATGTCTACTATGTAGATGAAAAGGGTGAATATCATTACGCCGAACAAAGATATCACATTGATTTTGAGCTGCAAAATCAG ATCAATGTCACCGCTGCCGAACAAGTTAAACCCGGCGAGGAAGTTGCCTTGAAAATTCAAACTGAACCCAATTCCTTTGTAGGTCTTATGGCTGTCGATCAAAGTGTTTTGCTATTGAGATCCAACAATGACTTGAATCCCCATGAATTCAACTGGGTTTTGGGTTCTTACAGCACCAATACTCCACATCAGGGTGGCTACTCGGAATATCCCGGCACCACTTCGGGTTGTGTTACCTTAACGAATGCTGATTATTTCTATAATTGGACACGGCCTGATTATCTATCAAGTGAGTTGTTACGCGAGGCTTTGCAAGAGGAATTTATCACTACG ACTGTAGTAAAATCCGGTGCTCCAATGGCCGCTGCCGGGCATGTTGGATTTTCTGGTGCTGCTAATGGTGGTGGAGGTGGAGGTGCCGGTGTTACTAATGTGCAAGTACGCAAGGACTTTTCGGAAACTTGGTTGTTTGCCAATATTGAAAA CACTGAAACTGCTGAATTCACCTGGTCTAAGAAAATACCCGAAACTATTACATCTTGGGTTTTAACTGCATTCTCTTTGAATCCTACCAAGGGTTTGGGTGTTACCAAGGATCAAACTAAAATCACCACCTTCTTGCCCTTCTTTATATCCATACGATTACCCTACTCTGTTAAAAGAG GCGAAGTTATCAATGTTCCTGCTTTGGTATTCAATTACTTAGACAAGGCTTTAGATGTAGAAGTCACCTTAGACAACAGCGATGATGAGTACGAATTCACTGAATTCTCCAATGAAGTTATTACCGAACAGAAACGCTCTAAAACTGTACGTGTACCCGCTAATGGTGCTGCTGGTGTATCCTTCTTGCTCAAGCCCAAAGTCATTGGCAATGTCATGTTGAAATTCACTGCCATTTCCCCAGTAGCTGGTGATGCCATACACAAATCCATGAAGGTGGTACCCGAGGGTATTACTCAGTATGCCAATCGTGCCTATTTTGTCAACTTGAAAAAGGAACCTGAGGTGAAAAACTCCTTTGAATTGGAATTGCCTGAGGACTTAGTACCCGATTCAGAGCATGTAGAAGTTGGTGTTATGGGTGATATTTTGGGACccgttttaaataatttggacAACTTGGTGCGCTTGCCTACCGGTTGTGGTGAACAAACCATGTCCACATTACTGCCCAATTATTTGGTGATGAAATATCTAAAGGACTCCGAACGTTTGACTCCCGCCTTAGAAACCAAATTGCGTTATAATCTAGATACCGGCtatcaaaatatgttgaaatatcGCCATAATGATGGCTCCTTCAGCAGTTTTGGTCCTCCTCAAATGAAGGACAAGCCACGCAATGGTTCCACCTGGTTAACCGCCTATGTTATGCGTTCTTTCCAACAAATCAAGCAATTTGTGGATGTTAACGACAAGATCATTGATGAAggtcttaaatatttaagtcaACAACAGGCTGCCAATGGTTCATTCACCGAAAAGGGTGACTACTTCTATGCCTCGCAGAAAAATCATGTTACTTTGACTGGCTCCGCTGTTTTGGCTTTACTAGAAAATGCCACATATGCTGAAAAATACTCCAACGAATTGAAAAAAGGTTTAGACTTTATGGCACAAAACATAGATAAAACCGATTCCCTGCAAGCCCAAGCCATGGGTACTTATACCCTAAACAAGGCCAAACATTCGGCCGCTAAAGAGAAACTATCTAAACTTAAGACCCTGGCCAAAACCGAAAACGATCGCATGTGGTGGTCTTCTGACAAGAAACCAATCGGTCCCAGATGGTGGTTCTATGTTTTCAGCAATGATGTTGAGATTACTTCCTATGCTTTGTTAACCATGTTGGATCAGGAATCCACTAAAGTGGACGATGTTTTGCCCATTATTAAGTGGTTGATTGCTCAACGTAATAGCTATGGTGGCTTTGCTTCCACCCAGGATACTGTTGTGGGTTTGACGGCCCTAATTAAGTTTGCTAAATTTGCCGATTATCAACCGGCTAAAATGAGTGTGGATATTGAGTCCAAGGATAAAAAGGAAACCATTAAATTGACAGAGGAGAATGGCATTTTGTATCAAAATGTAGAG ATGCCCCCTAAAACCAAATCCATTGACTTCACCGCCAAGGGTACTGGCAGTGCCCTCGTGCAAATTGCCTATCAATACAACATTTTCGAAAAGGATCCTAAGCCCAGCTTTACCATCAAAACTACAAAACTCGACAACAACCGACCAACACATTTGGAAATGTTAGTGTGTGTCAATTATGTGGGTGAAGGAGAATCCTCCAACATGGCTGTATTCGAAATTTCAACTCCTTCTGGTTATGTTATTGATGATGAAAGTCTCAAGGAAATCAAGCAATTGAAAAGAGTTAGC AACACCGAACTGAAAAACTCCGACTCTATGCTGGTGGTCTACTTCGATCACTTGTTTAAGAATGATGAGACCTGCATGACAATTGAGGCTTTCAGAACTCATGCTGTGGCCATGCAAAAGCCTGCACCCTTGGTTTTGTATGATTACTATGATACCAGCAAGAAGGCTACTGCTTTCTATGAAGTGGAATCAAAATTATGTGATATTTGCGAGAGTGAGGAGGAGTGCAGTAAATGCAAATAA